From one Culex quinquefasciatus strain JHB chromosome 3, VPISU_Cqui_1.0_pri_paternal, whole genome shotgun sequence genomic stretch:
- the LOC6040468 gene encoding DET1 homolog, protein MNAAENASAGGDAEFVCSERIKFRKFRSQNIVHRLQNRALGLRSHSVREFYQNILPGTTVVNVEKPPCYLRKFSPDGRYLIAFSSDQASLEIYRYMGCSAAGDLFQDWGDSELVSNDGTGGKSYQIRSQIFEKLFKLKHVVNMDNNEKQLNRECSLFTNDCRFVIVGSALFIPEENRPHFYELYTNNEAIKPTASCPLEDYTLYIIDLHNGRISDSKDFKVDKIVLSHNQGLYLFNETLAILSIQHQNIHIYSIAEGTFILERMIGRFCCPDEGFLYSLGTMGGRAGINSNLRAFREPTINSLKHRMLVFLFRQAQQVVESGEDRLALRKFYRRFDEYRNLRMWKMQLLDDDHIFIRYASEDVVTLKTMEPNNHSSSLFVVYNIWKNKIIAIYGNQSAELLYLYENFCDSFRNANLAMQSQYTCSPSNNIYSNLIHQRFKQTMIGARGGGVQEATKRILAQLPISAQSYSSSPFLDLSLYSYDDKFVSVLERPKACAEFPIRFFARDSGLLKFRIYAGVQNQQANSGRRLVAFTFHPTEPFAISVQRINTEYIANFHIRHAETQMNR, encoded by the exons ATGAACGCTGCTGAAAATGCCTCCGCCGGCGGCGACGCAGAGTTTGTCTGTTCGGAGCGCATCAAGTTCCGCAAGTTTCGCTCCCAGAACATCGTCCACCGGTTGCAGAATCGCGCGCTCGGTTTGCGGTCGCACTCGGTTCGAGAGTTTTACCAGAACATCCTGCCGGGCACGACGGTGGTCAACGTGGAGAAACCTCCGTGCTACTTGCGAAAGTTTAGCCCGGACGGGCGGTATTTGATTGCGTTTTCGTCGGATCAGGCCTCGCTGGAGATTTACCGCTACATGGGCTGTTCGGCGGCCGGCGATCTGTTCCAGGACTGGGGCGACAGCGAGCTGGTCAGCAACGATGGGACGGGCGGGAAGAGCTACCAGATCCGGAGTCAGATTTTCGAGAAGCTATTTAAG CTCAAGCACGTCGTCAACATGGACAACAACGAAAAGCAGCTGAACCGGGAGTGCAGCCTGTTCACGAACGACTGTCGCTTCGTGATCGTCGGTTCGGCGCTGTTCATCCCGGAGGAGAACCGGCCCCACTTTTACGAGCTGTACACGAACAACGAGGCGATCAAACCGACGGCGAGCTGCCCGCTGGAGGATTACACGCTGTACATTATCGACCTGCACAACGGGCGCATTTCCGACTCGAAAGACTTTAAGGTGGACAAAATAGTGCTGTCGCACAATCAGGGCCTGTACTTGTTTAATGAGACGTTGGCGATTCTGTCGATTCAGCACCAGAACATTCACATCTACTCGATTGCCGAGGGGACGTTCATTTTGGAGCGGATGATTGGGCGGTTTTGCTGTCCGGATGAGGGGTTCCTGTACAGTTTGGGGACGATGGGTGGTCGGGCGGGGATCAATTCGAATCTGCGGGCGTTCCGGGAACCGACGATAAACAGTTTGAAGCATCGGATGTTGGTATTTTTGTTCCGGCAGGCTCAGCAGGTGGTTGAGAGTGGAGAGGATAGGCTGGCGTTGCGCAAGTTTTATCGGCGTTTTGACGAGTACCGGAATCTGCGGATGTGGAAGATGCAGCTGCTGGACGATGACCACATTTTTATTCGATACGCCAGTGAAGACGTCGTGACGTTGAAAACGATGGAACCGAACAACCACAGCTCGAGTTTATTTGTAGTGTACAACATTTGGAAGAACAAGATCATCGCGATTTATGGGAACCAGTCGGCTGAGCTGCTCTATTTGTACGAAAACTTTTGCGACAGCTTCCGGAACGCAAATCTGGCCATGCAGTCGCAGTACACGTGCTCGCCAAGCAACAACATCTACAGCAATCTGATCCACCAGCGGTTCAAACAAACCATGATCGGTGCCCGCGGCGGTGGCGTTCAAGAGGCCACCAAGCGAATCCTGGCCCAGCTGCCAATCAGTGCCCAATCGTACAGCAGTTCACCGTTTCTCGATCTCAGTCTGTACAGCTACGACGACAAGTTCGTGTCGGTGCTGGAACGGCCAAAGGCTTGCGCCGAGTTCCCGATTCGATTCTTTGCACGCGACTCGGGACTGCTCAAGTTCCGGATCTACGCCGGCGTCCAGAACCAGCAGGCCAACTCGGGCCGACGGCTCGTTGCGTTCACCTTCCACCCGACGGAACCGTTCGCCATCAGCGTGCAGCGCATCAACACCGAGTACATTGCCAACTTTCACATTCGACACGCGGAAACCCAGATGAACCGGTAG
- the LOC119769390 gene encoding uncharacterized protein LOC119769390, with the protein MAGVRGYEQQQPVAAPTCMTNRPEYYYVYVAESEFSNVGYWILLETDKTLSLVSLRGYFATCFGIKYKFVNAINEVETRYIRYHNGFFRFPPGLDMNNTRFVAYYYNDKDDVNAFMEMAEANDDGSGTLPALEFKEQPAAVNLQQTQQLQTHNDSTFLGRTALNFEMDKVLVHGAQSTPNKPLPGGYVSSTSDVILQEKTIEVISVHDSQSMLNPPPPPPGPPQHQTPKVQPKAEPVAPVVTGVKAKLGPSVSSTSDVVRAEQRFSRTKRDRDNDSSGFQREKSSVMIKPQVAPKSKNMLNRYQQQRRAQPEDVSEKTPLKITLQTRGHQTERNAKILKIEDEKGRTTALLTKRKWGGKPGPSSTAGQANKRRYEPEQERHEPERYEKRRRYNTNHQQYYHQPEVTSPVYDDYYRTLNVLLVGFNTTAPAIQETTTYFSEFGLVQDLHLYTLDNRHNTAEYYAFMTIRTDDAVSLFSDRHLYNGTVIYAIRVDGDRLPSRLNCKVCGYYGINVGYLHYHLEGYPHQTQLQKRLDSLATSVPNIYRDSYYRITHDEVYVQYPNDAIQELVRNNNDYMKRPRTTNAAPGPSNNNRYYSTERERYY; encoded by the exons ATGGCCGGAGTGCGCGGCTACGAACAGCAGCAGCCGGTTGCCGCCCCAACTTGCATGACGAACCGGCCGGAATATTACTATGTTTACGTGGCGGAATCGGAATTTTCCAACGTCGGCTACTGGATTCTGCTCGAGACGGATAAGACGCTTAGTTTGGTGAGTCTGCGCGGTTACTTTGCGACCTGCTTCGGGATCAAGTACAAATTTGTCAACGCCATCAATGAGGTCGAGACTCGGTACATCCGGTACCATAATGGGTTCTTCCGGTTCCCGCCGGGGCTGGACATGAACAATACACGCTTCGTGGCGTACTACTACAACGATAAGGATGACGTGAACGCGTTTATGGAGATGGCCGAGGCTAATGATGATGGGAGTGGGACGCTTCCGGCGCTGGAGTTTAAGGAACAACCGGCGGCAGTCAATCTGCAGCAGACGCAGCAGTTGCAAACGCACAATGATTCGACCTTTTTGGGGCGAACGGCGTTGAACTTTGAGATGGACAAGGTGTTGGTTCATGGTGCGCAGAGTACGCCGAACAAGCCGTTGCCGGGAGGGTACGTGTCCTCGACGTCGGACGTGATTCTGCAGGAGAAAACAATTGAGGTGATTTCGGTGCACGATTCCCAGTCGATGCTGAATCCACCACCTCCTCCGCCGGGTCCGCCCCAACATCAGACACCGAAGGTTCAGCCAAAAGCCGAACCGGTGGCGCCCGTCGTAACCGGTGTGAAGGCCAAGTTGGGACCAAGCGTTTCCTCCACCTCGGACGTGGTTAGGGCGGAACAACGCTTCAGCCGGACCAAACGCGACCGTGACAACGATTCCAGTGGCTTTCAGCGGGAAAAGAGCTCTGTGATGATCAAACCGCAAGTGGCGCCGAAGAGCAAGAACATGCTGAACCGGTACCAGCAGCAACGGCGAGCTCAACCGGAAGATGTATCGGAAAAGACGCCGTTGAAGATAACGCTCCAGACGCGTGGCCACCAGACGGAACGTAATGCAAAAATCCTGAAGATTGAGGACGAGAAAGGCCGAACTACGGCGCTGTTGACGAAACGCAAGTGGGGTGGCAAACCGGGCCCATCATCAACGGCTGGCCAGGCCAACAAACGTCGCTATGAACCGGAACAGGAAAGACATGAGCCAGAGCGTTACGAGAAACGTCGCCGGTACAATACGAACCATCAGCAATACTACCACCAGCCGGAAGTTACATCCCCAGTTTACGACGATTACTACCGAACCCTGAACGTGCTGCTCGTGGGCTTCAACACTACCGCTCCGGCCATCCAAGAAACGACCACATACTTTAGCGAATTTGGTCTCGTGCAAGATCTGCACCTTTACACGCTGGACAATCGGCACAACACTGCCGAATATTACGCGTTCATGACGATCCGGACGGACGATGCCGTGTCGCTGTTTTCCGACCGCCACCTGTACAACGGCACCGTAATCTACGCCATTCGCGTAGACGGTGACCGGCTGCCATCCAGACTGAACTGCAAGGTTTGCGGCTACTACGGCATCAACGTCGGCTATCTGCACTACCACCTCGAGGGCTACCCACACCAGACGCAGCTGCAGAAGCGGCTGGATTCGCTTGCCACGTCGGTTCCCAACATCTACCGCGATTCGTACTACCGAATCACGCACGACGAGGTTTACGTGCAGTATCCAA ACGACGCCATCCAGGAGCTGGTCCGCAACAACAACGACTACATGAAGCGGCCACGTACGACGAACGCCGCCCCGGGACCGTCCAACAACAATCGTTACTACAGCACCGAAAGGGAGCGTTACTATTGA
- the LOC6040469 gene encoding probable DNA helicase MCM9, translating to MEPRMERYLTTHYDEEINELLNNPDELLHVSVGVSLTHLARSEPPLYDALMACPMRELVKWDRSLWQAQKSLVEGPNLFLEPGFKLKHNCHVRFTNMPSSSLERDGGSKKDRVTYPKLDQMGKLVKVSGTVIRMTQAPKFVEFKREYVCKRCKHEFDVEALYQEKYVFTVPWGCPNARETGCKGVPVRKNDQPVPDYCRNYQEIRIQEVAGNSNNPDSIQVTLENDLVDSCQPGDRVNVIGTVELRCGPGIVGKQTELTITLNANSLTKEGNKMNTGKDFAEHLCFVRAEWQGTVDEIGELAARDLLVQSISPEIHGMYPVKLAIALSLASCAQRDLSNTAVTRGHSHLLLVGDPGLAKSRLLRFAADVSSRSVFTTGMGCSAAGLTAAAVKEDGEWQLEAGALVIADGGICCIDEFTLMREADKASIHEAMEQQTISVAKAGIRCTLGARCAVLAATNPKIPFSVSDLEGESASLGVGGPLLSRFDLVLLLRDQYDPEWYMDVCDHILSLSVLDEAKDHFQQISPDTCWNLDTLQRHFQAIQEIDPKFSEGAKTILNAYYLACRANPNRSQHRTTPRLLESLRRLSQAHARLLFRDQVTAVDAITVVRLMESTYEMGRIIKPIDVIRAKLPLGPSPQEIQEILSKLPLERPVEDIHIQQGDPTKLEQFRTKLAEKSRKQTPSKWETLSSQRMAQFDQDVLAKLEESAREEPPQAPAPKSAIDDLYSKYSFTQYKKRNAAKKVKKSEPERQPVPQDAIDSEEQLNSIMGGLRESFASSGTENTTTPGRKTQRGESFHALLDISSFLSDEEETAPAEDPPPPPIQDDDNVSRFKVTLPKRKPKPSKPVVDEQPAFDDIASLLADDDDDELGGAVNAAPQQVREVPREAIPAPAQTPVCPVGGTEDDMDDALAFFANIDDILSASNKD from the exons ATGGAACCCCGGATGGAGCGTTACCTGACGACCCATTACGATGAGGAAATCAACGAGCTGCTCAACAATCCGGACGAGCTGCTTCACGTGTCCGTCGGTGTGAG CTTAACCCACCTGGCCCGGAGCGAACCGCCGCTGTACGATGCATTGATGGCGTGTCCAATGCGCGAGCTGGTCAAGTGGGACCGGTCGCTGTGGCAAGCGCAAAAGAGTCTGGTTGAGGGACCTAACTTGTTTCTGGAGCCGGGGTTCAAACTCAAACACAACTGCCACGTGCGTTTTACAAACATGCCGTCGTCGTCTTTGGAGCGGGATGGTGGTTCGAAGAAGGACAGAGTTACGTACCCGAAGCTGGATCAGATGGGGAAGTTGGTCAAGGTGTCTGGGACCGTGATTCGGATGACGCAGGCGCCAAAGTTTGTAGAGTTTAAGCGGGAGTACGTGTGCAAGCGGTGCAAGCATGAGTTCGACGTTGAGGCGTTGTACCAGGAGAAGTACGTGTTCACCGTTCCGTGGGGGTGTCCGAATGCTAGGGAGACTGGCTGTAAGGGTGTTCCAGTGCGGAAAAATGATCAACCGGTGCCGGATTATTGTCGCAACTATCAGGAGATTCGGATTCAGGAGGTCGCTGGGAACAGCAACAATCCGGATTCGATCCAGGTTACGCTGGAGAATGATTTGGTCGACAGTTGTCAGCCGGGAGATCGGGTGAATGTTATTGGTACGGTTGAGTTGCGCTGCGGTCCGGGTATTGTGGGCAAGCAGACGGAGTTGACGATCACGTTGAATGCGAACAGCTTGACCAAGGAAGGCAACAAGATGAACACTGGGAAGGACTTTGCCGAGCATCTTTGCTTTGTACGGGCCGAGTGGCAGGGAACGGTTGATGAGATTGGTGAGCTGGCCGCGCGGGATCTACTGGTGCAGTCGATTAGTCCGGAGATTCACGGGATGTACCCGGTGAAGCTGGCGATCGCACTTTCTTTGGCCAGTTGTGCTCAACGGGACCTCAGCAATACGGCGGTTACTCGTGGCCACTCACATCTGCTGCTGGTGGGAGATCCGGGATTGGCCAAGTCCAGGTTGCTTCGGTTTGCGGCCGATGTTTCGAGCCGGTCCGTGTTCACGACCGGAATGGGATGTTCGGCGGCGGGACTTACGGCGGCTGCCGTCAAAGAGGACGGCGAATGGCAGCTGGAGGCCGGAGCGTTGGTCATTGCCGACGGAGGAATCTGCTGCATCGACGAGTTTACCTTGATGCGAGAGGCGGACAAGGCGTCTATCCACGAAGCGATGGAGCAGCAGACGATCAGCGTGGCCAAGGCAGGTATACGATGTACCTTGGGGGCACGATGCGCCGTCCTGGCCGCAACTAACCCAAAGATTCCGTTTTCCGTGAGTGATCTCGAGGGTGAAAGCGCCAGTCTCGGAGTAGGAGGACCACTGCTCAGTCGTTTCGATCTGGTTCTGCTGCTGCGCGATCAGTACGACCCCGAGTGGTACATGGACGTCTGCGATCACATCCTGTCGCTGTCCGTGCTCGACGAAGCGAAGGACCACTTCCAACAGATTTCCCCCGACACGTGCTGGAACTTGGACACGCTGCAGCGGCACTTTCAAGCCATTCAGGAGATCGATCCGAAGTTCTCCGAAGGGGcgaaaaccattttga ACGCATACTACCTGGCCTGTCGAGCGAATCCCAACCGAAGTCAGCATCGAACAACCCCTCGGCTATTGGAGAGCTTGCGCCGACTATCGCAGGCCCACGCGCGGCTCCTGTTCCGAGACCAAGTAACCGCGGTCGATGCCATCACCGTGGTCCGATTGATGGAGAGCACCTACGAAATGGGACGAATCATAAAGCCGATCGACGTAATTCGGGCTAAGCTACCTCTCGGGCCGAGCCCGCAGGAAATCCAggaaatattgtcaaaattaccCCTCGAGCGTCCCGTCGAAGATATCCACATCCAGCAGGGCGATCCCACCAAGCTCGAACAATTCCGAACGAAACTCGCGGAAAAAAGTCGTAAGCAAACGCCCAGCAAGTGGGAAACACTGTCCTCCCAGCGAATGGCTCAGTTCGACCAAGATGTTCTGGCCAAGCTGGAGGAAAGCGCCCGCGAGGAACCCCCACAAGCGCCAGCACCAAAATCCGCCATCGACGACCTCTACTCCAAGTACTCCTTCACGCAGTACAAAAAACGGAACGCCGCCAAAAAGGTGAAAAAGTCCGAACCGGAACGGCAACCCGTTCCGCAGGACGCCATCGACAGTGAGGAGCAGCTTAACTCGATCATGGGTGGCCTACGGGAAAGCTTCGCTTCCAGCGGAACGGAAAACACGACGACGCCGGGTCGCAAGACACAACGTGGGGAGTCGTTCCACGCGCTGCTCGACATCAGCAGCTTCCTGTCGGACGAGGAGGAAACAGCACCGGCCGAAGACCCACCGCCACCACCAATCCAAGACGATGACAACGTGTCCCGGTTCAAGGTGACTTTGCCGAAGAGAAAGCCAAAGCCGAGCAAGCCTGTTGTGGACGAACAGCCGGCCTTTGACGACATTGCAAGTCTGCTGgcggacgacgacgatgacgagttGGGTGGTGCGGTGAACGCTGCTCCGCAGCAGGTCAGAGAGGTTCCACGAGAGGCGATACCCGCTCCGGCGCAAACGCCGGTTTGTCCGGTTGGTGGAACCGAAGACGATATGGACGATGCGTTGGCCTTTTTCGCAAACATTGACGATATTTTGAGTGCGTCGAATAAAGACTGA